The window cttgctGCCGCCTGCGGCGCGGGTCAGAAGCTAGGTAtcgtggacggtccgcctgggaggcgcggacagtccgccgatCAGATTAGGTttcgtccagagacgttgtctctggtgggttagcagaattgactgcggacagtccgctataggggagcggacggtccgccgttgaacTTGaggtttgtccagagacgatgtctctggtgggggtgcgcaggattgaactgcggacggtccgccacttgggcgcggacagtccgcagtagagtctaggattttgtccagagatgttgccgtctctggtggattgaatacgtgaactgcggacggtccgccaaggggggccggacagtccgcaggtaggattagaaattgttccagagactttgttgtctctggtgggtcgGTAGAAtggtacggcggacggtccgccacttgggcgcggacagtccgcagggtattCCAGTTGAAGTAGAGTAGTTACATCATTGAGCTGCACTCATTTacttcatatgcatacgtgtagcatccgcagctgagggcgccgtatttgaggtgattgcggcaccgcaggagcagccgacgcaagcccaggaggagaggtgtgagcacccggcccaaggctcGTCTGACCCCAGTTCTGTGccgcagcccgaaggcaagccccggtgcacatcctattaattttaaattatgacacctatatatgtatttattacttatgcattacgtttaggagttgtttgaaatcctagttgcatgaaccctaggagtccttgagttgtactagtatgtataggacgatagaaatgctatgctagatagagttcggtagaagtcgagtaattcttggttactcgcgagatataagataGCTTTATGTTTCCGGATATGAGTTACTAATTTGTGGATGGAAGTCTtgaaatgaaagaaagaatagaatcggagaccgggcgggagaggtgtagttccgcctgtgtcggttaaggaccgagccgttgttggccctgctgatcatgtttgaactgtactaaccgtatgccaggagtaggaggtaatcgaaactggtaagccgagtactgctttgcttcaaaagtacaggaacccgcacccaactcctggggcgagtcgagtagttgcGGAGAAtcggggatgcatatgtttacttttggtagtctcacgttgagctcggctgaccatatgtcgttgggctggttcctgtagttcgaggtggggaggggaatggttggtgcgtgtggtccgacggggcatacgcgtgccgtgttggttatgtcctccttgcaaggttaaatcgaatcgattcgccgtcagtcactctcggatatgagcaccttggtcactgcgtcgcagTGTAGTGTTGTGATGGAAAAATGGTTATACTTATGTTGATGTGCATATGAATTATTATTTATTGTTCCACTATGTTTGCTCTAtatttggttatgcaaatattagactatgttaatttacatagaacttgggctaaaataaggaaagtgaggaattactttagttgctgttttctgcaaaataacaccagccaaaagccttgcatgtctagatatgtgggctaagttatacccactggtcgggtaagccttgctgagtattagtatactcagaatttgttgccacaattatttcaggacacgcagACATAGACTTCTGTTCCTActgcgtcaagttcatccgccgggatgtagagggatgggaggttgtggagcaaGACGTTTAGTTATGGATCTCCATAGGGTAcacttttggtagttgtaggccCCTTTCCTCTAGTTGGACCCGGATTTCAGTAAtacaaagtttgtaaattatgtatttattcaaacttggtttgtaaaacttcgGGTGTAGTCTTATGTATATTTGTTGCATTTTTAAATTGGTGTCGTGCTTGTATCATCTGCgtccaccttcgcgtgggagtatcggtgatgtttcgatcgggacgtggattgagaaaggatcgccaaattaaaccgttaagtTAATGAATCCGATGTGTTCAAACGACGGCCATTACaattaattagagttttaatttagcGGTCACACCCTTGGGCTGCTGCTCTTGAGCTGGCGGCGACCGCGGGTATGATGCCCTGCCTGCGCACCAGGTTCTTGttggcggcgctggcgcggcACACGTGGGAGATGCAGCCGAGAGCTCGCAGGGCGTCGTCGTCCTGCTGGGACTGGGACTgggattgcagctgcagctTGGCCTTTTCGAGCTCCTTGTCCTGGTTCCTCGCCCTCCACTCGTGGATGACGTTGCGCAGGGCTAGGCTGGGGCTCGTGTCGGCGGTGCGCAGCTCCGCCTGCGTGAGGGGCCACGTCGGCGTCCTGCCGCTGTCCCTGCACTCCCTGAACCACTTGAGGATGGCCTCGCGCTCGAAGGTGTGCCCCGTCTCGATGGTCACAGGGTCATGCATCACCTGCTTGGTGAGAGGGCACATGAaggccggctccggctcctggTAGTAGTAGGATGGGTCGTCCTCAAGCtcgctgtcgccgccgctgccggcgccggaaTAATCCATAGCCTGTTCGGCTGATTTGATCAACATTGTGGTTTGGCTTATTTCGACTTATTTTCTCTTACATAATACTATTTATTCTACCAGTCGAGcactattcattctaccagccGAACAGTCTCGTGATCCTTCCGCTGTCTCAACTGCAATCAGCGGCGCGTTGAatggggagaggggagggacgGACGGAGCTGCTCCGAGTCGGAGCCCGGCTGTGGGGGCTTGTCAAGTCAACCCTTTACCAAGTCTTGCCCGGGCTTCCTTAGGCTGGATTGCTTGCACGACTCCCCTCCCTGTCCCTGCCTCCCTTCCCATTACTACGACGGTCCACTAGTAATAAACCTTCTAATAATATCTCTTACCAAGTCATGCAATGCAACTACCTACTACTCCCTTCGTctcaaaatataaatatttatcgACTTTCGCGATTCATGTTTGACCATTCATTTTATTcgaaaaatttatgaaaatattatttattttgttatgacaTATTTTATCATCGTATATATTTTAAGTATATCataattgtttttattttttttataaattttttaaataagaggAATTGTCAAACTGTCAAATGTGATCAGCAAAAGTCAACAAATGCTTATATTATGGGGCGGAGGGAGTACAACACATTTCATCATCAAATAAGTAGAGTAGAGTACGTACGGTTGCAGCTATAACAAGCACAAACACCAAggaaatatttatttattcccctagaaaggaaaaaaaatctaaaccaaATAAAAAGCCCCCGGCGAGGATCGAACTCGCGACCTTTCGCTTACGAAGCGAACGCAATACCACTATGCTACGGAGGCGTTTGCTCTACTTTCTAACTGAAAATCTACATGACAGGAAAATATAAAGGAAGTGCCTGCACGACTAGCAGTTGGTTTGGTTGGTCGGTCACAGCGGCTCATCCACAGCACGGCTCTGAGATCCCGCCAATTGTTAGGCCATGGGCTAGCTGCCTGCCAAGGTGCCCACCATGAGCGACGTCACAAAGGCTCTGGATCAACACgaggggctgctgctgctgctatgtaAATGAGTTGAAATTTCTTTCTTTAAGGTGCCCAAATTACATGCAATGCATAGGGTGCTAGGacaattttctttgtttttcttgtACGACTATATATACTAGatcttaaataaataaattaatcaAAAGTGCTTCAGAAATAAATGTGGCTGGAAAAAACAATCCTAAGGAATTAAGGACAGACAAAGCAAGACAAATAAAATTCAAATTGCGGCCTCTCCACAATGTCCAAAGGTATCATGAGTGAAAAGCAAAATAAGAAACAGGACCGAAGCAATCAACTTCATCTTCATGATTGAGTACAGGACAGGAGGTTGACCATGGAGCTCCCAAGCAAGCATATACGGCGACGGTGTGGCAACTGGCGGAATTGGGAGTAAATATGATGGCTAGAGGCTGCCCTGATATGCTTGCAAGCTCCTCCAGCAACTCGTCGTTTCTTGCCATTGAAAACTTTAAGGTCAGCCGCTGCTGGTTTGTGGCTCTGAACGAACGTGCCCTGCTGCAATATGCAAAAGCAACGCCTCGAATGTTCAACAAAACATAACATAAGGCTCTTGGTTATACATAGCCAAGTTGTATAAAAATTGTTTAGGCTTGATACATACATAATTAATAATTCTATAGGCGAACGAGTTGAATGCATTTGCAGCAACCGAACCAACACAACTAGGAGCTGAAAGCGTACTTAGTAACACTATCAGGAAATCATACAATTATGGTGCATAGCAGGCATGGCAATAACACCAACTTAGTAACATAATCCACTCGAAAGTGAGCTGAAAGCAACCCATTATCCAGAACAAAAGCTACCAGCTCAACTCTAGAAATTGATACTGACAAAATGGTACATCAGTTTCTATATAACTATATATCAGACAGATAGTAAGGTGATTCACATTCAATTATCGCACCTGATCAAGTAATCAAGTAAGTTAAAACAAAACCCAGCCTTGATACTAGTTCCCACTATAGAGCAATGTGAATCTATAGGATTCCAAAGGTAACGATGAATCAACATATATTGCAATCAGCAAATGCCATGAATGGTTGCAACAAGACAATTGACAAATGAGGCCAGGCCTATGAAATTTTCTACAAACAGGTATAATTCCCACAAAAAGAACTTCACGTGGATGTACAATCATGAGGCAatcaaataactgcaaaaagaAATATGCATCGCAATTCGCAAGCTCAAAACCATACATCACCACCTGTGACACAATTCGAACTACGGCTCGTATCCATCGATTCAGTGTCAAGTAATAGTGACAGGCAAAAATTGTATCTTCCCCTTCCTGGTAAGCAGTAAAATAAACAGTGCAAACTTTACACAGACTATAGTAGGTACTTAAGACAAACAAAATCAGATCGGTTATAGACCAAGCATGTATACTGACTATTATTCCTACGTTGCATACTGCGTTGTGGTGCCATGCTAGCAACCTTATCCTGAACTTAGAACTGATCAACTTAACAATACCCAGCTTTAACATAGGCGCCAGTAGAAACTAAGAAACGAAAATCCAACCTTCCAAAGGTGACCATGAACCCATGCAATCTCAAACAGCTAATGCATCAATTTCATCATGATTGCACTACACTTAACAAATGAGGACCAAGAAGGCCTCTTAAATTTTGTATAAACAGGATGAAGTGAGTTCATCTCCaaggaagaacaagacattTAAAGATCTGGACTATAAAGTAATTGTAATGAACAGAAACAAAGCACACAACATGGACTGCAAGCTCAAAAACCATACATGACATCATGTGACCCAACTCAAACTCAAAGTTATTATTGACACAAGTTCTTTGCTATCCATCCAGTCCTATCAAGTAATCGTTATAAACAGGCATGGCATACAACTTTACACAGAGAATCACTTATAAGTCACTTGAGACAGACAAAATCGGATTGGTTGTAGACCAAGCAAGTATACTGACCATCATCACTAGGATGCATACTGTGGTGCCCGGGCTGCCATGCTAGCAACTTTAGCCTGCTGTTGTGCAGTGTGAACCTTGGCAGACAAGGCGCGGTGGAAAAACTGCTTGCGTGACAGTGCGCGCACGCTCCTGAGGTAGCCGTCAAAGGGCACAGATCCCTCCTGAATGGCCTTGTCAAGCGCGTAGATGGTATCCTCGAGTGCCAAATCTGCGGCCGTGCACTCGATCATCTGCCTGGAGAGCACATCTGCTGGCTGGATGGCGTCCTCCGAGGCCTGGGTGTTGCCTCTCCTGGTGTTCTCCGTGACCCAGGCCTCGACGACATCGGTGGCCATCATGACGTCCTGCAGGCGGCGCTCAAgcgcctccttctcctcccccaTCTTGCGCACCCCTTGGGCGACGAGATCACCCCTGTGGCGCAGCTCCGCCTGGACGGTGAAGAGGGCGTCAACCTCGGCCTCGCGCGCGGTCCGCAGGGCGGCGGCATCCGCGTAGGCCATGTCGACGAGCTTGACGACGGCGTTGCGCTTGAAGACCTCGGCGGGGTCCTCGGTGGGGGGCGGGCGGGGGGCGAGCTGGGGCGATGCGGGGAAGCCGCCGAGCCTgtaggagggggagggggagggggagaccCGCGGGGGCGGAGGCTGCGGCGAGGGATTGGTAGGCGTCGGagcggcggcaggaggaggagggttcCTGGTGAAGAGGGGCGGGTCGAGGCCGAAGAGGTGGGAGAGGGATCGGACGAGGTCGACGAGGTTGGAGGAGGGGAAGACCCAGGAGCGGAGGTAGGGCGCGTTGGCGACAAGGCCGGAGCGGTCGACGAGCGGGTGGTGGGGCTTGATGACCATGTCGCGGGTAGGGGAGAGGAAGACGAGCGGCGGGGAACGCGGATAGGGCTCGGGAAGCCAGATGACGGCGGGGAGGTTGTAGGAGGCGCCGGCGTGGTGGATGGGGATGGTGCCGTCGGCCTGGAGGAgatgggcggcgcggccgtcgtTGTGCGTGAAGAGGGCGGCCTTGGGGTGGAGGGAGGGGAAGGCCTCGGCCAGCGCCACCAGGTGGTTGCGGATCAGCCATTTGACGTCCTCGGCGTAGGGCAGCGCGGAGGGCCCCCGCTGCGAGAGCGCCGTGTTGAGGAACTGCTGCGCGTActgagcgccgccggccgacgggggaggcggcggcgagcgggccaTCGATCGGTTCGGATCTGCGTGCTAGGGTTTCGATCGGATTTCGATTGATGTGCCTTGCTTtgctttctctccctctctcgctcgaCTGGCTGCTCGGTTGGTTGCGTGCGAGTGGGGAAGGAGAACTGGCAGGAaggaagggaaggaggaaggatGCGGccctggacccacctgtcagtcaACCACTGCAATGCAAAGAAGACTTGGCCTcctttttgtttctctcttttttttaaagagTCTACTATTAATTTCAAAATAAGACTTGGCCTCGAAGGACTTGGGAAATTGCATATTTGCAAAATTTGCCAAATTAACACACAacagcaaaagaaaagaaaagactaGTCAAGCCAAAGCATTGGCCGAGTTCATCTTTGTATCATCAAATCAACCATGTAGTACTAACAAGGAAGATAGGAGCAAATCAAGTACTAGATAGAATCTCTCTCTACTAATCAAAGCAGCAGGCAATGTACCCAAAACATTTCAAAGCCTCCCCTCCATCTACAGTACAATACAGTCCCGGTGGCCTCCATCTTCTTGACTACTGGATGGTCTCTCCAGGTGGTAACTCGGCAATCTTTGGGGGAGAGCCCAGCACCCGCTCCATGTCGAACCGCACTTCGATGTTGCGCATGCTGTACCCAACGATCA is drawn from Panicum virgatum strain AP13 chromosome 1N, P.virgatum_v5, whole genome shotgun sequence and contains these coding sequences:
- the LOC120657738 gene encoding protein ELC-like codes for the protein MARSPPPPPSAGGAQYAQQFLNTALSQRGPSALPYAEDVKWLIRNHLVALAEAFPSLHPKAALFTHNDGRAAHLLQADGTIPIHHAGASYNLPAVIWLPEPYPRSPPLVFLSPTRDMVIKPHHPLVDRSGLVANAPYLRSWVFPSSNLVDLVRSLSHLFGLDPPLFTRNPPPPAAAPTPTNPSPQPPPPRVSPSPSPSYRLGGFPASPQLAPRPPPTEDPAEVFKRNAVVKLVDMAYADAAALRTAREAEVDALFTVQAELRHRGDLVAQGVRKMGEEKEALERRLQDVMMATDVVEAWVTENTRRGNTQASEDAIQPADVLSRQMIECTAADLALEDTIYALDKAIQEGSVPFDGYLRSVRALSRKQFFHRALSAKVHTAQQQAKVASMAARAPQYAS